A stretch of Spirochaeta cellobiosiphila DSM 17781 DNA encodes these proteins:
- a CDS encoding VOC family protein produces the protein MNFVSIRLITNNVANLVQFYEQITNLTAIRYTEDFAELKIPSCTIAIASTRTIKAFGSEGIHAANNNSTIIEFFVEDVDKTFDQLRKIVNTFVMEPTTMPWGNRSILFKDPDGNLINFFTPTSEEALKRFTKPE, from the coding sequence ATGAATTTTGTATCTATTCGCCTCATCACAAATAATGTTGCTAATCTTGTTCAATTCTATGAGCAAATTACAAATTTGACTGCTATACGTTATACGGAGGACTTTGCTGAGTTGAAAATACCCTCATGTACAATAGCGATAGCTAGTACTCGTACCATTAAGGCATTTGGTAGTGAGGGAATCCATGCAGCAAACAACAACTCAACGATTATTGAATTCTTTGTTGAAGATGTTGACAAAACTTTTGATCAATTAAGAAAAATTGTGAACACATTTGTTATGGAGCCAACTACCATGCCCTGGGGTAACCGTTCCATTTTATTTAAAGATCCCGATGGTAACTTGATTAACTTTTTTACACCAACTTCGGAAGAAGCACTCAAGAGATTCACAAAGCCAGAATAA
- a CDS encoding helix-turn-helix transcriptional regulator, with the protein MTRTERLLELIQILRRNKFATSGEELAEELGVSLRTVYRDIATLKNQGAQIDGEAGIGFLLKPGFTIPPLMFSNDELEALLLGSRWVDATVDQKLAQSAKNAIAKISNVLPRDLKREFDTSALWIGEKKHSVEADRIMETIRISIRNRQKITIAYCDEAKNISERTIWPFLMGFMESCQIVAAWCELRKAYRSFRLDRISKCYCNQSKYPKDREDLLKEWQMDSHIYPSIIDF; encoded by the coding sequence ATGACTAGAACAGAACGACTGCTGGAACTCATTCAGATCTTGAGACGTAACAAATTTGCCACCTCAGGAGAAGAACTTGCAGAGGAATTGGGGGTCAGTCTTAGAACGGTTTATAGGGATATTGCCACCCTCAAAAACCAAGGAGCCCAGATAGATGGTGAAGCCGGCATTGGTTTTCTTCTAAAGCCAGGGTTCACTATTCCTCCCCTTATGTTCTCCAACGATGAGCTTGAGGCTCTTCTCCTTGGTTCACGATGGGTGGATGCCACTGTCGATCAAAAGCTTGCCCAATCGGCTAAAAATGCGATTGCCAAAATAAGCAATGTTCTACCACGTGATCTAAAACGAGAATTTGATACCTCCGCTCTCTGGATCGGAGAAAAGAAACATTCCGTTGAGGCGGATAGGATCATGGAGACGATCCGTATATCGATCCGTAACCGCCAGAAGATTACCATTGCCTATTGTGATGAGGCAAAAAATATATCAGAAAGAACTATATGGCCCTTCTTAATGGGGTTTATGGAATCGTGTCAGATTGTTGCAGCATGGTGTGAATTAAGAAAAGCTTACCGTAGTTTTCGATTAGACAGAATCTCCAAATGTTATTGTAACCAATCAAAGTACCCAAAGGATCGGGAGGACCTTTTGAAAGAGTGGCAAATGGACTCTCATATTTATCCTTCTATTATTGATTTCTAA